A genomic region of Nitrospira lenta contains the following coding sequences:
- the mnmA gene encoding tRNA 2-thiouridine(34) synthase MnmA: MSRPTVLLGMSGGVDSSVAALLLTRQGFQVHGVTLQVWEHENEEVAASKRWEERGCCKVGIARYVAKQLNIPHELVDSRVQFRTAVIDDFIAAYANGTTPNPCVRCNERVKLRQLIELADSKGISFVATGHYAHVDKRGDRPSLMKGADARKDQSYFLYRIQTSWLNRLLFPVGTMQKADVWKEAAALGLPEEEMRESQEICFVSHGDYRTFLQEQPDLQATPGNFVDETGATLGTHKGIPFYTPGQRRGLGVATGQRLYVQRVQPTTNTVVLGPEEHLLSSACTVKDLNILDPRLLTAPTVVDCKVRYATPPAPATTIPLSAGKMMVQFRTPQRALSPGQSAVFYDGDHVLGGGIIDTIEPTSSLPPRHPSSSL, from the coding sequence ATGTCACGTCCAACCGTCCTCCTCGGTATGAGTGGGGGAGTCGATAGTTCCGTCGCCGCCCTCCTTCTGACTCGCCAGGGATTTCAAGTCCACGGCGTTACCCTCCAGGTCTGGGAGCACGAGAACGAAGAGGTCGCGGCCTCGAAGCGATGGGAGGAGCGCGGCTGTTGCAAAGTTGGCATCGCGAGATACGTCGCCAAACAACTCAACATCCCGCACGAACTCGTGGACTCCAGAGTCCAGTTCCGGACAGCGGTCATTGACGATTTTATTGCCGCCTATGCGAATGGAACCACGCCCAACCCCTGCGTGCGCTGCAACGAACGGGTGAAACTCCGGCAACTCATCGAACTCGCGGACTCAAAAGGCATCTCATTCGTCGCCACCGGCCATTATGCCCATGTGGATAAACGCGGGGATCGCCCCTCCCTCATGAAAGGCGCTGATGCCCGCAAGGATCAAAGTTATTTCCTCTACCGCATCCAGACCTCTTGGCTGAACCGATTGCTCTTCCCTGTTGGGACAATGCAGAAGGCCGATGTCTGGAAAGAAGCTGCCGCCCTTGGGCTACCGGAAGAAGAGATGAGGGAAAGTCAGGAAATCTGTTTTGTGAGTCATGGCGACTACCGCACCTTCCTTCAGGAGCAACCAGACCTCCAAGCCACACCCGGCAACTTTGTCGACGAAACCGGCGCAACCCTGGGAACCCATAAGGGGATTCCTTTCTATACACCGGGGCAACGGAGAGGATTAGGGGTTGCGACGGGACAACGGCTCTACGTCCAGCGCGTCCAACCGACTACCAATACCGTGGTCCTTGGGCCGGAAGAGCACCTCCTTAGCTCCGCCTGCACCGTGAAAGATCTGAATATTCTCGACCCAAGACTTCTGACCGCTCCCACGGTCGTCGACTGTAAAGTGCGTTATGCCACCCCTCCTGCACCAGCCACGACGATCCCTCTCTCGGCTGGAAAGATGATGGTCCAATTCAGGACACCGCAACGAGCACTCAGTCCTGGGCAATCCGCCGTATTCTATGATGGAGATCATGTTCTTGGCGGTGGAATCATCGATACCATTGAGCCGACATCCAGCCTGCCCCCCAGACATCCCTCGTCTTCCCTCTAG
- a CDS encoding Rab family GTPase: MIQKKICLLGGFAVGKTSLVRRFITDMFSEQYHTTIGVTIEKKTLLVADQDVTLMIWDLYGEDDFQKMRESYLRGSSGYILVADGMRRSTLDTAEALHRLAQATLGPVPFVLIVNKVDQVKEWEIDDATLARLRQQGWLVFTGSAKTGDGVPELFMQLTQTLLAAA; the protein is encoded by the coding sequence ATGATCCAGAAAAAAATCTGTCTTCTGGGTGGATTCGCCGTCGGAAAGACCAGCCTCGTCCGCCGTTTCATCACAGACATGTTTTCGGAGCAGTACCACACGACGATCGGTGTGACCATCGAGAAGAAAACCCTCCTCGTCGCCGACCAGGATGTGACACTCATGATCTGGGATCTCTATGGAGAGGACGATTTTCAGAAAATGCGGGAATCCTATTTGCGCGGTTCATCCGGCTATATCCTCGTCGCCGACGGAATGAGGCGGTCGACACTGGATACGGCGGAAGCCCTCCACCGGTTGGCCCAGGCCACCCTTGGTCCGGTGCCCTTCGTGCTCATCGTGAACAAGGTCGATCAAGTCAAGGAATGGGAAATCGATGACGCAACCCTCGCGCGGCTGCGACAGCAGGGATGGCTCGTATTCACGGGGAGCGCCAAGACCGGCGACGGGGTGCCTGAACTCTTTATGCAGCTCACTCAAACGCTGCTAGCAGCCGCGTAG
- a CDS encoding sigma-54 interaction domain-containing protein has translation MAPSSSPNALPQPMLEALLQKLGAAVLARVGTGHTFRLIGDPPPWWATTFTSSPKSPIDVRSLAPFLRHFLDECESAWKDDPGRVVRSGPWSHRDLTSIQHQFEATALTVSRRPLLLIERVDERFDQIQALLQHARDQRLHHLDQVKTHERTHISLTGSLAIATQERNDVLALLQHLDLAAIVTNQEGCVTFISPRCLNWIECPPAKIIGQPWEESLPLDSTDRKHLRHTWNALAPQRGRRPLRLIGTTPRWIDYEIHADPHSSERRIILLHDRTEIQHLRQQLHHQTQFHDLVGRSPSMLQIYQLVRDVARVDSTVLIEGETGTGKELIARAIHYSSPRKDRPFIAANCAGLTDSLLGSQLFGHKRGAFTGAIDDHHGLFESADGGTLFLDEIGDIPTSVQTSLLRVLQEKEITRLGETRPRKVNVRILAATHHNLNEDVIRGTFRADLLYRIRVARIHLPPLRDRRDDIPLLIQALLGQVCAATGKAITNLHPDSLHLLMIYAWPGNVRELKSAIEFAVISARTTCLMPSDFPEELHRPQPHHLSPVPQDSPRPEPKAQLLHALQQAQGNRTEAAKLLGISRATLYRRLLAHHIEMAE, from the coding sequence ATGGCGCCATCCAGCTCACCCAACGCCCTGCCTCAGCCCATGCTGGAGGCTCTCCTTCAAAAGCTTGGCGCCGCCGTTCTCGCGCGAGTAGGGACGGGACATACCTTTCGCCTCATTGGAGATCCGCCACCCTGGTGGGCCACCACCTTCACCTCGTCACCGAAATCTCCCATTGACGTCCGGAGCCTCGCCCCTTTTCTCCGGCATTTCCTGGATGAATGCGAATCCGCATGGAAAGACGATCCTGGCAGAGTGGTTCGATCAGGCCCCTGGAGCCATCGTGACCTTACATCCATCCAGCACCAATTCGAAGCCACCGCACTGACCGTTTCGCGTCGCCCACTGCTCCTTATCGAGCGTGTCGATGAACGATTCGATCAGATACAGGCGCTCTTACAGCACGCTCGCGATCAGCGCTTGCACCATCTCGACCAGGTCAAAACCCATGAGCGAACCCACATCTCCCTGACCGGGTCACTGGCCATCGCCACCCAAGAGCGCAACGATGTCCTGGCGCTCTTGCAGCATCTCGATCTGGCCGCCATCGTCACCAATCAAGAGGGCTGTGTCACATTCATCAGTCCACGCTGCCTCAACTGGATCGAGTGTCCGCCCGCGAAGATCATCGGTCAGCCCTGGGAAGAGAGCCTCCCCTTGGATTCCACAGACCGGAAACATCTCCGCCACACATGGAACGCACTTGCGCCACAACGCGGCCGTCGCCCCCTTCGCTTGATCGGCACAACCCCGCGATGGATCGACTACGAAATCCATGCAGACCCGCACTCCTCCGAGCGGCGCATCATCCTGCTGCACGACCGCACAGAGATCCAGCACTTGCGGCAACAGCTCCACCATCAAACGCAATTTCACGATCTTGTCGGACGCAGTCCTTCCATGCTGCAGATCTACCAACTCGTCCGTGACGTGGCCCGCGTCGACTCCACGGTCCTCATCGAAGGCGAGACCGGAACCGGGAAGGAACTCATTGCCCGAGCCATCCATTACTCCAGTCCACGGAAAGACCGGCCCTTCATTGCCGCCAACTGCGCGGGCTTGACCGACTCACTGCTGGGCAGCCAGTTGTTTGGCCATAAGCGAGGCGCCTTCACCGGCGCGATCGACGATCACCATGGATTATTTGAATCGGCGGACGGCGGCACCCTGTTCCTGGATGAAATCGGAGACATCCCCACCTCCGTCCAAACCAGTTTGCTCCGAGTGCTGCAAGAGAAAGAAATCACTCGCCTGGGAGAGACCCGTCCACGGAAGGTGAATGTGCGCATCCTCGCCGCCACGCATCACAATCTCAATGAAGACGTCATTCGCGGCACCTTTCGCGCTGATTTGCTCTATCGCATCCGCGTGGCGCGCATCCACTTGCCCCCGCTGCGCGATCGGCGAGATGACATTCCCTTGCTCATCCAAGCCCTGCTCGGCCAAGTCTGCGCGGCCACCGGCAAAGCCATCACGAATCTGCATCCGGACAGCCTCCATCTACTCATGATCTACGCCTGGCCCGGCAATGTTCGGGAGCTGAAAAGCGCGATCGAGTTTGCCGTCATCAGCGCCCGCACCACCTGCCTGATGCCGTCCGATTTTCCTGAAGAACTCCACCGCCCTCAGCCTCACCACCTCTCGCCCGTCCCCCAAGACTCACCGCGCCCGGAGCCGAAAGCGCAATTGCTGCACGCCCTCCAACAGGCCCAAGGGAACCGGACAGAGGCTGCAAAACTGCTTGGAATAAGCCGCGCCACTCTCTATCGCCGACTCCTCGCCCACCATATCGAGATGGCCGAATAA
- a CDS encoding response regulator transcription factor, whose protein sequence is MKTSVALSPIRVVPVDDSAFAREGIRAILKLDRGIQVVGEAGSRACALEEVHRTQPDVVILDMRLPDGTGSDACRDILSAFPRMRILFFSAYNDDQDLYDAVMAGGHGYLTKDAGAKDLLRAIKTIAAGQSLLEPQKPVHNSSRMTRAIANSPTILMPPLSRTDLKLLAMLAEGATIKAIAAAFKTKQAAITKLLATLYRTLGVTRRNQAIHYFITQISRHRRPSDVSPLSTHRKG, encoded by the coding sequence ATGAAAACATCCGTCGCACTGTCGCCGATCCGAGTTGTTCCCGTCGATGATTCAGCGTTCGCGCGCGAGGGAATCAGGGCCATACTCAAATTGGATCGTGGCATTCAAGTGGTAGGAGAAGCCGGCAGCAGGGCCTGCGCTCTTGAAGAGGTCCATCGCACGCAGCCCGATGTCGTGATTTTGGATATGCGCTTGCCCGATGGCACCGGATCCGACGCCTGCCGAGACATTCTCTCTGCGTTTCCCCGCATGCGAATCCTGTTCTTCTCCGCCTACAACGACGATCAAGACCTCTATGATGCCGTCATGGCAGGGGGACACGGGTATCTGACAAAAGATGCCGGAGCCAAAGATCTCCTCCGCGCGATCAAGACAATCGCCGCGGGACAATCCCTCCTTGAGCCCCAAAAGCCGGTCCACAACTCATCGAGGATGACGCGCGCCATCGCAAACAGTCCGACGATTCTCATGCCGCCCCTCTCGCGGACCGACCTGAAGCTCCTCGCGATGCTGGCGGAGGGAGCCACAATTAAAGCGATTGCCGCCGCCTTCAAGACAAAGCAGGCGGCCATCACCAAACTCCTGGCGACACTCTATCGAACACTCGGCGTCACACGGCGGAACCAAGCGATTCACTATTTCATCACGCAGATCAGCCGGCATCGCCGTCCCTCTGATGTGTCCCCCCTCTCCACACACAGGAAAGGATAG
- a CDS encoding DUF481 domain-containing protein, giving the protein MKHLFAVLTLCTAILCGGAAAHAADVPAPAPPLDAVTLKDGSTIYGEVIEMAAGVLVMKTPSSPDSAIKVKWSEVVKLAVNHPIPFHLKEGSVLVGTATAGADGQLNIQSEPLKGSLTVPLDTIGSVNPLVQPPVIYTGSLTGGFSQTTGNSHLKNASVLGDFVARSEQLRLSINGRYVYGENANTLIARNARGTIKLDFFITKRFYWFASAYVENDRFQDLKMRTALASGPGYQFIDRGDFSGILKDMTFYTETGVSFFNEDFRMADDQSSIRARISMKLNWPILDDRITFYHYNEFYPSLQNASNYFLTMDNGVRFKIWEGFVSGIQVTTRYNSRPAPGTGDTDNLYLFTLGYSFDTTKKR; this is encoded by the coding sequence ATGAAGCACCTGTTCGCCGTTCTAACACTCTGTACCGCTATACTTTGCGGCGGGGCCGCGGCTCATGCAGCCGATGTGCCTGCGCCCGCACCCCCGCTCGATGCGGTGACCCTCAAAGACGGCAGCACCATCTATGGGGAAGTCATCGAGATGGCAGCCGGTGTGCTGGTTATGAAAACTCCCTCCAGCCCGGACAGTGCGATTAAGGTGAAGTGGAGCGAAGTCGTCAAACTCGCCGTCAACCATCCGATCCCGTTTCATCTCAAAGAAGGCAGCGTCCTAGTCGGGACCGCGACCGCCGGAGCCGATGGTCAGTTGAACATCCAGTCCGAACCCCTCAAAGGTTCGCTCACCGTACCACTCGATACCATCGGATCCGTCAATCCCTTGGTTCAACCGCCGGTCATCTATACCGGCAGTCTGACCGGTGGGTTCTCCCAGACAACCGGAAACAGTCATCTCAAGAACGCCAGCGTGCTGGGAGATTTTGTCGCGCGCAGCGAGCAGCTTCGGTTATCCATCAACGGCCGTTATGTGTATGGGGAAAATGCCAACACCCTCATTGCGCGCAATGCCCGCGGCACCATCAAGCTTGACTTCTTTATCACCAAACGTTTTTATTGGTTTGCCTCCGCCTACGTGGAAAACGATCGCTTTCAGGACCTCAAGATGCGAACCGCCTTGGCATCCGGCCCTGGTTATCAATTCATCGACCGAGGGGATTTCAGCGGGATCCTCAAAGACATGACGTTCTATACGGAAACCGGCGTGTCCTTCTTCAATGAAGACTTCCGCATGGCGGACGACCAGTCCTCCATTCGCGCCCGTATCTCGATGAAATTAAATTGGCCTATACTCGATGATCGCATCACGTTCTATCACTACAACGAGTTTTATCCGTCGCTGCAAAATGCGAGCAACTACTTTTTAACCATGGATAACGGCGTCCGCTTCAAAATCTGGGAAGGGTTCGTGAGCGGCATTCAAGTCACCACGCGATACAACAGCCGGCCAGCGCCGGGCACCGGCGACACCGACAACTTGTATCTCTTCACGCTGGGATACAGTTTCGATACGACCAAGAAACGATAG
- the mscL gene encoding large conductance mechanosensitive channel protein MscL → MLKEFKEFAMRGNVLDMAIGVIIGGAFGKIVSSLVSDVLMPPLGLLMGKVDFSSLFINLSGTPQPSLIAAKAAGVPTINYGVFLQATFDFIILAFVIFLLVKQMNRFKKEAPPAPPAGPTNEEKLLMEIRDVLKGKH, encoded by the coding sequence ATGTTAAAAGAATTTAAAGAATTTGCCATGAGAGGCAACGTGCTCGATATGGCAATCGGGGTGATCATCGGCGGCGCATTTGGCAAGATCGTCTCCTCCCTTGTCAGCGATGTCCTCATGCCGCCCTTGGGATTGCTGATGGGGAAAGTCGATTTCTCAAGCCTGTTTATCAACTTGTCCGGCACTCCCCAGCCCTCGCTGATCGCCGCCAAAGCGGCCGGCGTCCCCACGATCAACTATGGGGTCTTCTTACAGGCGACCTTCGACTTCATCATCCTAGCCTTCGTCATCTTCCTGTTGGTCAAGCAGATGAATCGGTTCAAAAAAGAAGCCCCACCGGCTCCTCCGGCCGGCCCGACCAATGAAGAGAAGCTCCTCATGGAGATCCGCGATGTCCTCAAAGGCAAACACTAG
- a CDS encoding OmpA family protein, which yields MKSIRIPILALSLLSIAGNAAAIDWNAICCDGGYEYRHRDQWDADKAAKDMAARLAALEKERQRLADELAAAKKENGALSDRVKALESQLADRDRELAALRSNAGDASKLASQLSSAQSDLSQSKARTAELERQLAATQSAAGGAKEKLAADLAATQAQLAALQAGAGDKDKLATELATAKQRNADLTAQLAAMGGTAGDKERIASELTACKQRVAELENMLADRDKDLAGLRGDLSAEMAKLKEAQRGLIRALRPQIDKQMIAVDLNNERLLINLTSGYLFGSGEDQLKPAGADALKQVGAILKDFPEYKVAVDGHTDNRPIKSSLKKTFPTNQELSEARAANAAKALTEGGLGAATTHGYADTKPVAPNTTDAGRAKNRRVEIRVTK from the coding sequence ATGAAATCGATTCGCATCCCCATTCTGGCCCTCAGCCTTCTCTCGATCGCCGGCAATGCCGCCGCGATCGATTGGAACGCCATCTGCTGCGACGGCGGCTATGAATACCGTCATCGCGATCAATGGGACGCCGACAAGGCCGCCAAAGACATGGCTGCACGCCTTGCCGCGCTGGAAAAGGAACGGCAACGGCTCGCCGATGAGCTCGCCGCCGCCAAGAAGGAAAACGGAGCACTCAGCGACCGCGTGAAAGCGCTCGAAAGCCAGCTGGCCGACCGCGATCGCGAATTGGCTGCTCTCCGCTCGAACGCGGGAGACGCGTCGAAACTCGCCAGCCAACTCTCCTCCGCGCAGAGCGATCTGAGCCAATCGAAAGCCCGCACGGCCGAGCTGGAACGCCAGCTCGCCGCTACCCAGTCGGCCGCAGGCGGCGCCAAGGAGAAACTGGCCGCGGATCTCGCGGCCACCCAAGCACAGCTCGCAGCCTTGCAAGCCGGAGCCGGGGACAAAGACAAGCTGGCGACAGAACTCGCCACGGCCAAACAACGCAACGCCGATCTGACCGCTCAACTCGCCGCCATGGGCGGAACCGCAGGCGACAAAGAGCGGATCGCCTCCGAGCTCACCGCCTGCAAACAGCGCGTCGCAGAGCTCGAGAACATGCTGGCGGATCGGGACAAAGACCTCGCCGGCCTCCGTGGCGATCTCTCCGCTGAAATGGCGAAATTGAAAGAAGCGCAGCGCGGCTTGATCCGTGCGCTGAGACCGCAGATCGACAAGCAGATGATCGCCGTCGATCTGAATAACGAGCGGCTCCTCATCAACTTGACCTCAGGCTATCTGTTCGGCTCAGGAGAAGATCAACTGAAACCGGCAGGCGCCGATGCGTTGAAGCAGGTCGGTGCCATCCTCAAAGATTTTCCTGAGTATAAAGTGGCCGTGGACGGACATACGGATAACCGTCCGATCAAGAGCTCGCTGAAAAAGACGTTCCCGACCAACCAGGAACTCTCTGAAGCGCGGGCGGCCAACGCGGCCAAAGCCTTGACTGAAGGCGGATTGGGCGCAGCCACGACACACGGCTATGCCGACACCAAGCCGGTTGCACCGAATACCACCGATGCCGGCCGGGCCAAAAACCGCCGCGTCGAAATCCGCGTCACGAAGTAA
- a CDS encoding OmpA family protein produces MNGKRVLTGSLCLVGVLAGGCSGNPVCCDGGYEYRHRNAVPVAEPIVDDRDERLAALERDRQRQLAATAQLQDQVAELQRQLTTRPQPPLTQTYTDLLTLLRPEIERGTITVQQSGDQITIHLADRLLFESGEDRLKPAGTEVLRKVGGILRNVPDRHLRVTGHTDNVPIGGKLIQRFPSNTVLSRTRAAHAREALEQGGAVSNHIAAEGYGESHPLASNVTEDGRRKNRRVEIVVLPQ; encoded by the coding sequence ATGAACGGGAAACGCGTCCTCACAGGATCTCTCTGTCTTGTCGGTGTCCTCGCCGGCGGCTGTTCAGGCAATCCCGTCTGCTGCGACGGCGGGTATGAATACCGTCACCGCAACGCAGTCCCCGTGGCAGAACCGATCGTCGACGACCGTGACGAGCGCCTCGCGGCGCTCGAACGGGATCGGCAACGCCAACTCGCTGCCACGGCGCAACTTCAAGATCAAGTTGCCGAGCTTCAGCGACAATTAACCACACGCCCGCAACCGCCGTTGACTCAAACCTATACCGATCTCCTGACGCTCCTGCGCCCAGAGATCGAACGGGGAACCATCACCGTCCAGCAATCCGGGGATCAAATCACGATCCATCTAGCAGACCGCTTACTGTTTGAATCCGGTGAAGATCGCTTGAAACCAGCGGGGACAGAGGTACTTCGGAAAGTCGGCGGCATTCTCCGCAACGTCCCGGATCGCCATCTTCGCGTCACCGGACATACAGACAATGTCCCGATCGGCGGGAAACTGATCCAGCGGTTTCCCTCAAACACCGTGCTCTCGCGCACTCGCGCCGCCCATGCTCGGGAGGCCTTGGAGCAGGGGGGAGCCGTTTCCAATCACATCGCAGCAGAGGGCTATGGAGAAAGCCATCCCTTGGCTAGCAATGTCACGGAAGATGGCCGGCGAAAGAATCGTCGTGTCGAGATTGTAGTCTTGCCTCAATAG
- a CDS encoding ABC transporter substrate-binding protein, translating into MNELSRRRFLQLSVATGGALMFGDLIDRVLDLSGRAYAAGGEPIKIGILDPLSSPYKTSSIHDVHGANVAVDLFNKRGGVLGRPVAILEADDASNPEQALKVATKFIKEDHVDVLMGTFNADCALVVSELAKRENKLFVVTGSHLPELSGASCNSHTFVFMPHANMLAHAVVPHLVKAYGTRWYMITTSTLDGKAAAQAMLEAAEAHKVELVGEALMPFGSTDFLSALSAAKAKEPTAIILNLYGWDLVHALKGYGKLELAKEKIGVGGMISGEQIGRPLGYANNAGIWGLIWDPKINTESSKRFIQGVIDKYNHTPTSRCYLGYAAMTQILDAIQRAGSTETAALIKALEGHEFDGLKEGRSSFRASDHQHVQDVLVGEAFGKELGLGHYKILATVPGLANLGAADRHHCQLA; encoded by the coding sequence ATGAACGAGTTGTCACGCAGGCGGTTTTTGCAATTGTCCGTAGCAACCGGCGGCGCCTTGATGTTTGGCGATCTGATCGACCGGGTGCTGGACTTGAGCGGCCGAGCTTACGCCGCAGGGGGAGAGCCGATTAAGATCGGCATACTCGATCCCTTGTCGAGCCCCTATAAGACCTCCTCCATCCATGACGTCCACGGGGCGAATGTGGCGGTGGATCTTTTTAATAAACGAGGTGGTGTGCTGGGACGGCCGGTGGCGATTCTCGAAGCCGATGACGCCTCGAATCCTGAGCAGGCGCTGAAAGTCGCCACTAAGTTTATCAAGGAGGATCATGTTGACGTGCTCATGGGCACCTTCAACGCGGACTGTGCATTGGTCGTCTCTGAATTGGCAAAGAGAGAAAACAAACTGTTTGTGGTGACCGGGTCTCATCTCCCAGAGTTAAGCGGCGCCTCCTGTAATTCTCACACCTTTGTCTTCATGCCCCACGCCAACATGTTGGCGCACGCGGTGGTGCCGCATCTGGTGAAGGCCTATGGGACTCGCTGGTATATGATTACGACGAGTACGCTCGACGGCAAAGCCGCCGCGCAGGCGATGCTGGAGGCGGCAGAGGCGCACAAGGTGGAGTTGGTCGGCGAAGCCTTGATGCCGTTCGGGTCCACGGACTTTCTATCGGCCCTCAGCGCGGCGAAGGCCAAGGAACCGACGGCGATTATTCTCAACCTCTATGGATGGGATCTCGTGCATGCTTTGAAGGGGTACGGCAAGCTGGAATTGGCCAAAGAGAAAATCGGTGTCGGCGGGATGATCAGCGGTGAACAGATTGGGCGCCCGTTGGGCTATGCCAACAATGCGGGGATTTGGGGCCTCATCTGGGACCCCAAGATCAACACTGAGAGTTCAAAGCGATTCATCCAAGGCGTGATCGACAAGTACAACCATACGCCCACCTCCCGGTGCTATTTGGGGTATGCCGCGATGACGCAGATCCTCGACGCGATTCAGCGCGCCGGGTCAACCGAGACGGCTGCATTGATCAAGGCATTGGAAGGGCACGAGTTCGATGGGCTGAAGGAAGGACGGTCGAGTTTTCGGGCGTCGGATCATCAGCACGTGCAGGATGTGCTGGTAGGGGAAGCCTTTGGAAAAGAATTGGGACTGGGCCATTACAAGATTCTTGCAACGGTGCCGGGCCTCGCGAATCTGGGGGCGGCAGACCGGCATCACTGTCAGCTGGCATAG
- a CDS encoding pyridoxamine 5'-phosphate oxidase family protein codes for MATKYLDLMFTDAVRRAQTQYYGQAGRIVGAPDRDPLGQAEAEFIATRDSFYVGSISEGGWPYIQHRGGPSGFLRVLDSSTLVFADYKGNRQLISTGNMSVNDRVALFLMDYKNRERLKILAHARIEDARAHPELTEQMVAVKMRSSVERLVFIDVVSFDWNCSKYITPRYSADEVEERTGPLRRRIAELEAELHTGKS; via the coding sequence ATGGCAACGAAGTACCTCGATCTGATGTTCACGGATGCCGTGAGGCGTGCGCAGACCCAGTATTACGGACAGGCTGGCAGGATTGTGGGTGCTCCCGACCGAGACCCGCTGGGCCAGGCAGAAGCGGAATTTATTGCCACACGGGACAGCTTTTACGTGGGATCGATCAGTGAAGGCGGGTGGCCCTATATCCAGCATCGCGGCGGGCCTTCCGGATTCTTGCGGGTGCTGGACAGTTCGACATTAGTCTTTGCTGATTATAAGGGCAATCGGCAGTTGATCAGTACGGGCAATATGTCGGTGAACGATCGGGTAGCGCTTTTTCTCATGGACTACAAGAACCGCGAGCGGCTGAAAATTCTCGCCCATGCCCGTATCGAGGATGCCCGTGCGCATCCGGAGCTGACCGAGCAGATGGTGGCCGTCAAGATGCGGTCGAGCGTGGAACGTCTGGTCTTCATCGATGTGGTTTCATTCGACTGGAACTGCTCAAAGTACATTACGCCGCGCTACTCGGCGGATGAGGTGGAGGAGCGTACCGGTCCGTTGAGGAGGCGTATTGCCGAATTGGAGGCCGAACTTCATACTGGAAAATCGTGA
- a CDS encoding alpha/beta fold hydrolase encodes MEHKTIGRAWWSSVGLGVLAIALLGSSLDAYGQTAKNNRKVVTREATAVKYSSIKVDGLNIAYREAGDPSNPKIVLLHGFPAASHQYRDLIRSLSDTFHVIAPDYPGFGLSDMPDPATYDYTFDGIAEIVEHFLKLKGFDHYGLYAQDYGGPIGFRIAGRNPKVLDWLIVQNTNAYEVGFTASWDGFRGALWKNRSAESEKPLEGFLTYDAIKGIYLFGAKNTELISPDNWESDFAFMQRPNAVRVNLNLFYDYRKNVELYPVWQEFLRQHQPKTIIFWGQTDIFFTPQGGEAYLKDLPSAEMHRLDAGHFAVEDHLDYISNQMHRFYAEKVANGKKH; translated from the coding sequence ATGGAACATAAGACGATAGGAAGAGCATGGTGGTCGAGTGTAGGGCTGGGAGTGTTGGCGATTGCCCTCTTAGGATCAAGCCTCGATGCCTATGGCCAAACCGCCAAGAATAATCGAAAGGTTGTCACTCGCGAGGCCACGGCCGTGAAGTACAGCAGTATCAAGGTGGATGGATTGAACATCGCGTATCGTGAGGCAGGGGATCCCAGCAATCCCAAAATTGTGTTGCTGCATGGTTTCCCGGCCGCGTCGCATCAATATCGAGACCTCATACGATCCCTTTCAGATACCTTTCATGTCATTGCCCCAGACTATCCCGGCTTTGGGCTCAGCGATATGCCGGATCCAGCCACGTACGATTACACCTTCGACGGCATTGCCGAGATCGTCGAGCATTTTCTGAAGCTCAAAGGCTTTGACCACTACGGCCTCTATGCTCAAGATTACGGTGGACCGATCGGTTTCAGGATTGCTGGGCGCAATCCCAAAGTGCTTGATTGGCTGATCGTCCAGAATACGAACGCCTACGAAGTCGGCTTCACTGCTTCGTGGGACGGCTTCCGTGGCGCACTCTGGAAAAACAGGTCGGCCGAGTCCGAAAAACCTTTGGAGGGATTTCTTACTTATGATGCGATCAAGGGCATCTATCTGTTCGGAGCAAAAAATACTGAGCTAATCAGTCCTGATAACTGGGAGTCAGATTTCGCGTTTATGCAAAGACCGAACGCGGTCCGCGTCAATCTGAACCTCTTTTACGACTATCGCAAGAATGTGGAGCTGTATCCAGTGTGGCAGGAGTTCCTACGTCAGCATCAACCCAAGACGATCATTTTCTGGGGTCAGACTGATATTTTCTTTACGCCACAAGGAGGGGAAGCCTACTTGAAGGACCTTCCGAGTGCCGAAATGCATCGTCTTGACGCCGGGCATTTCGCTGTAGAAGACCATCTGGACTACATCTCGAACCAGATGCACCGTTTCTACGCAGAAAAAGTGGCGAATGGAAAGAAGCACTAG